In the Ramlibacter tataouinensis TTB310 genome, one interval contains:
- a CDS encoding MurR/RpiR family transcriptional regulator, which produces MLDRIKASLPSLAPAEQRVARLVLGDPRAFANLPVSELADRAHVSKPTVVRFCRSMGYDGLSDFKLKLAGSVSEGVPFIHRSVDVDDKVGDVLVKVIDNTVAAFLKYRNDASTWAIERASEALAATYQTGRRIEFYGAGNSGIVAQDAQHKFFRLGVNAIAYSDGHMQVMSASLLGPGDCVVVVSNSGRTRDLMDACDIARKNGATAIVITATGSPLAAAGHIHLAADHPEGYDRYSPMVSRLLHLMIIDVLATAVALRIGGARLQPLLREMKNNLRNKRYA; this is translated from the coding sequence ATGCTGGACCGCATCAAGGCATCGCTGCCCTCGCTGGCGCCGGCCGAGCAGCGCGTCGCCAGGCTGGTGCTGGGCGACCCGCGCGCCTTCGCCAACCTGCCGGTGAGCGAGCTGGCCGATCGCGCCCACGTGAGCAAGCCCACCGTGGTGCGCTTTTGCCGCAGCATGGGCTACGACGGCCTGTCGGACTTCAAGCTCAAGCTGGCCGGCAGCGTGAGCGAGGGCGTGCCCTTCATCCACCGCAGCGTGGACGTGGACGACAAGGTCGGCGACGTGCTGGTCAAGGTGATCGACAACACGGTGGCGGCCTTCCTCAAGTACCGCAACGACGCGTCCACCTGGGCCATCGAGCGTGCCAGCGAGGCGCTGGCCGCCACCTACCAGACCGGCCGGCGCATCGAGTTCTACGGCGCGGGCAATTCCGGCATCGTGGCGCAGGACGCGCAGCACAAGTTCTTCCGCCTGGGCGTCAACGCCATCGCCTACAGCGACGGCCACATGCAGGTGATGAGCGCCTCGCTGCTGGGGCCTGGCGACTGCGTGGTGGTGGTGTCCAACTCCGGCCGCACCCGCGACCTGATGGACGCCTGCGACATCGCGCGCAAGAACGGCGCCACCGCCATCGTGATCACCGCCACCGGCTCGCCGCTGGCGGCCGCCGGCCACATCCACCTGGCGGCCGACCATCCCGAGGGCTACGACCGCTACAGCCCCATGGTGTCGCGGCTGCTGCACCTGATGATCATCGACGTGCTGGCTACGGCGGTGGCGCTGCGCATCGGCGGCGCGCGGCTGCAGCCGCTGCTGCGCGAGATGAAGAACAACCTGCGCAACAAGCGCTACGCCTAG
- a CDS encoding ABC transporter ATP-binding protein, which produces MNAVTKPEQAAVQGSAQPLVQARDLAKTFDVSAPWLNRVIERKPRQLLHAVDGVSFDIERGQTLALVGESGCGKSTVARLLVGLYQPTRGGFVFDGQDAHAAFKTPQGRQLRRRIQMIFQDPYASLNPRWIVEDIVGEPLKEHGLITDKAQLRERVGELLKSVGLSPLDMMKYPHQFSGGQRQRISIARALATQPEFLVCDEPTSALDVSVQAQVLNIMKDLQRKQGLTYLFISHNLAVVRHVSDRVGVMYLGRLVEVAGKHQLFDNPRHPYTRMLLDAIPKMHDTGKSRTPVQGEVPNPLNPPTGCAFNPRCPHANERCRVERPALLDIAGVKVACHGVEEGRI; this is translated from the coding sequence ATGAATGCCGTGACCAAGCCCGAACAGGCCGCGGTGCAAGGATCCGCCCAGCCGCTGGTCCAGGCGCGCGACCTGGCCAAGACCTTCGACGTCTCCGCTCCCTGGCTCAACCGGGTGATCGAGCGCAAGCCGCGCCAGCTGCTGCACGCGGTGGACGGCGTGAGCTTCGACATCGAACGCGGCCAGACCCTGGCCCTGGTGGGCGAGTCCGGCTGCGGCAAGAGCACCGTGGCGCGCCTGCTGGTGGGCCTGTACCAGCCCACGCGCGGCGGCTTCGTCTTCGACGGCCAGGACGCGCATGCCGCCTTCAAGACGCCGCAGGGGCGGCAGCTGCGCCGGCGCATCCAGATGATCTTCCAGGACCCGTACGCCAGCCTCAACCCGCGCTGGATCGTGGAGGACATCGTGGGCGAGCCGCTCAAGGAGCACGGCCTGATCACCGACAAGGCCCAGCTCAGGGAGCGGGTGGGCGAGCTGCTCAAGTCCGTGGGCCTGTCGCCGCTCGACATGATGAAGTACCCGCACCAGTTCTCCGGCGGCCAGCGCCAGCGCATCTCGATCGCGCGCGCGCTGGCCACGCAGCCGGAGTTCCTGGTGTGCGACGAGCCCACCTCGGCGCTGGACGTGTCGGTGCAGGCCCAGGTGCTCAACATCATGAAGGACCTGCAGCGCAAGCAGGGGCTGACCTACTTGTTCATCTCGCACAACCTGGCCGTGGTGCGGCACGTGAGCGATCGGGTCGGCGTGATGTACCTGGGGCGCCTGGTGGAGGTCGCCGGCAAGCACCAGCTGTTCGACAACCCGCGCCACCCCTACACGCGGATGCTGCTGGACGCCATCCCCAAGATGCACGACACCGGCAAGTCCCGCACGCCGGTGCAGGGCGAGGTGCCCAACCCGCTGAATCCGCCCACCGGCTGCGCCTTCAACCCGCGCTGCCCGCACGCCAACGAGCGCTGCCGCGTCGAGCGGCCGGCGCTGCTGGACATCGCCGGCGTCAAGGTCGCCTGCCACGGGGTGGAGGAAGGGCGGATCTAA